A window from Dermacentor andersoni unplaced genomic scaffold, qqDerAnde1_hic_scaffold ctg00000702.1, whole genome shotgun sequence encodes these proteins:
- the LOC126529840 gene encoding uncharacterized protein, with the protein MRLIWRWCCGRYRYRMLLFYAVMLFPGHHYLGPGSHKGRTPVDEDDRIAKRHDEAYEKVQSDSDVFAADRASTKEFFGDFLSTGNWHSALGAAGLGAKNLVEEHVLGRSLYGMPTGRKRANNWDANPAAPKRANEQMPSEEAADAPATPGGAGVGSDHPSSSERVQQILRVPRDHGVVSVFHDSKIVTTWGYSMLKTSLKYDKEKTFPGIVTSLSRLPVDRPYLYIPHGTYLNFPVHTKALQCSVKVTPHGLRTPWKTGSSVVQPVNSDMLVYGLASVGLNHHMDTALCRITHGAPQNSMKPQTIRPFTEQDHADLAKSYWGLNLDPAIEAQLTDDTDNIPTSMGAPRHNFAYDFLHIENTSPRLTKFVNQFPFKAQVGTPILNYEHQFTNAWLRMGPTYAAGNELLTRSQLGLPADVATYTTSNLSHVESNPQDPEDNTVMRFRPDDFNKRHIKYLETLEKSSHRRGLAPMSLDAIQPSLGFGIMAVSKSNKDDPGSTDKFQDVTAFFQVDTELVVHSTIDTIASNKVMLPSSAGPYLRHTRKHIKTNPSGLSRHGRPAHLTNTAEDITNYEAELKRLAAEQRGEPVVNGAPSLRPARSLTVPFRPK; encoded by the coding sequence ATGCGTCTAATTTGGCGCTGGTGTTGTGGTCGCTACCGCTACCGTATGTTGTTATTTTATGCAGTGATGCTGTTTCCAGGACACCATTACTTGGGCCCCGGCAGTCACAAGGGAAGGACCCCAGTGGACGAGGACGACCGCATCGCCAAGCGGCACGACGAGGCGTACGAAAAAGTGCAAAGCGATTCCGACGTGTTTGCAGCCGACCGGGCATCTACAAAGGAGTTTTTCGGCGACTTTCTATCGACAGGGAATTGGCACTCTGCCTTGGGCGCAGCCGGTTTGGGTGCGAAGAACTTGGTCGAGGAGCACGTACTAGGCCGCAGTCTATATGGAATGCCAACCGGACGGAAGCGTGCAAATAACTGGGACGCAAATCCTGCAGCACCAAAACGAGCCAACGAGCAAATGCCCTCGGAGGAGGCAGCGGACGCCCCCGCAACACCTGGGGGAGCAGGTGTTGGAAGTGACCATCCGTCTTCATCCGAGCGGGTTCAGCAGATTTTGCGAGTACCTCGCGACCACGGAGTGGTCTCAGTGTTCCATGACAGCAAGATTGTCACCACTTGGGGCTACTCTATGCTAAAGACTTCGCTTAAGTATGACAAGGAAAAAACGTTTCCCGGTATCGTGACAAGTCTGTCTCGTTTACCCGTTGACCGGCCTTACCTTTACATTCCTCACGGCACTTACTTGAACTTTCCGGTACACACAAAGGCACTGCAGTGCTCTGTGAAGGTGACTCCTCATGGCTTGCGTACCCCCTGGAAGACGGGCTCTTCGGTCGTGCAGCCAGTCAATTCGGATATGCTGGTTTATGGCCTCGCTTCGGTTGGCTTAAACCATCACATGGACACAGCCTTGTGCCGCATCACGCACGGGGCACCACAGAACTCTATGAAGCCCCAGACTATTCGGCCATTTACAGAACAAGACCACGCCGATTTGGCCAAGAGCTACTGGGGCCTTAATTTAGACCCGGCAATAGAAGCACAACTAACGGACGATACCGACAACATCCCAACAAGCATGGGCGCACCCCGCCACAACTTTGCCTACGACTTTCTTCACATTGAAAACACTTCACCCCGCTTGACTAAATTTGTCAATCAGTTTCCGTTCAAGGCTCAAGTGGGCACTCCGATACTAAACTACGAGCACCAGTTTACCAACGCCTGGCTTCGCATGGGTCCTACTTACGCTGCTGGCAACGAACTACTCACTCGTTCACAACTTGGTCTACCCGCAGACGTGGCAACTTACACAACTAGCAACCTCTCTCACGTCGAATCTAACCCTCAGGATCCCGAAGACAACACTGTAATGCGTTTCCGGCCAGACGATTTTAACAAGCGACACATCAAATATCTCGAAACCCTAGAAAAGTCTTCGCATCGCCGAGGTCTCGCGCCCATGTCACTCGATGCTATTCAACCGAGTCTCGGCTTTGGCATTATGGCTGTATCCAAGTCAAACAAAGATGACCCTGGCAGCACTGACAAGTTTCAGGATGTCACTGCATTCTTTCAAGTCGACACGGAACTTGTAGTACACAGTACCATAGACACTATTGCAAGCAACAAGGTAATGCTACCCTCTAGTGCCGGTCCATACCTCCGCCACACGCGCAAACACATCAAGACGAATCCCAGCGGTCTGTCACGCCATGGTCGCCCTGCCCACCTGACCAACACGGCCGAAGACATTACCAACTACGAGGCAGAACTTAAGCGCCTTGCCGCCGAGCAGCGCGGCGAACCCGTCGTCAACGGTGCTCCCAGTCTGCGCCCTGCAAGATCATTGACTGTACCATTTCGGCCAAAATAA
- the LOC140214876 gene encoding uncharacterized protein: YLQGPAADVVDASDQNYSREFNETVAEFAAINRGVDELSGADAGQPGTSRRGAAKDLQSPPVWALQLQDIPKRRRIVHDVFPARNDGEAENICGEIIRRFELGATQYAVAAVATHTRDTSLPHVHVIHDCSWSNGSCRCVAFAGFVRRPNRSSVWSTNATAWDFFHLIKYLYSDPRVLEYFKVGGSDWGRDCRTQVVGQLENSGHESSRVLEILHPQFACAASCHVESGSSPSYSDDYSLRTREGGQTKSRKRAKRQAEEPIYDWLRENPVSPLTNIVRTPKWLADPTFRFIRLDDKHLQRAIQVFNDEMCSYTTLDFIELYQHTQPLFDAPHGDLDAHYMSVQDSFDAVLELLNFQFDDNQLELSDFVNNLYMLVEKLVPKKNCMEVVSPPSAGKNFFFDAVLSFYINRGTIRNFNRFSNFPLQDTVGRRILVWNEPNCESSAFDTVKKIFGGDVDSVAVKYSPDQTISRTPVIVLSNNEVFPADDAFNHRMFRYKWKACPLLKRHAKKVHPMSLVLLYDKFVLDADYMIARQEINLSS; the protein is encoded by the coding sequence TATCTCCAGGGACCAGCTGCAGACGTTGTTGATGCAAGCGACCAAAATTATTCCCGCGAGTTTAATGAGACCGTGGCGGAGTTTGCGGCAATTAATCGAGGCGTGGACGAGCTTTCAGGAGCAGATGCTGGGCAACCAGGAACATCACGACGAGGAGCTGCAAAAGATTTACAATCCCCTCCGGTGTGGGCACTGCAGCTACAAGACATTCCTAAACGCCGAAGAATTGTGCATGACGTCTTTCCCGCCCGAAACGATGGAGAAGCTGAGAACATTTGTGGTGAGATTATTAGACGGTTCGAACTTGGAGCAACCCAATATGCAGTCGCCGCCGTCGCTACTCACACACGAGACACTAGCCTCCCCCACGTGCATGTCATCCACGACTGCTCCTGGAGCAATGGCAGCTGCAGATGTGTGGCATTCGCTGGCTTTGTGCGAAGACCAAACCGCTCGTCTGTTTGGTCTACAAACGCCACAGCCTGGGACTTCTTCCATCTCATCAAGTATCTGTATAGCGACCCCAGAGTTTTGGAATACTTTAAGGTGGGAGGAAGCGACTGGGGTCGTGACTGTAGAACTCAAGTTGTGGGACAACTCGAAAATTCAGGACACGAGTCCTCAAGAGTTTTGGAAATACTGCACCCGCAATTTGCGTGTGCAGCTTCATGCCACGTCGAGTCCGGAAGTTCACCAAGCTATTCAGACGATTATTCGTTACGCACACGAGAGGGTGGGCAAACAAAGTCCCGAAAACGTGCAAAGAGACAAGCGGAGGAACCCATCTATGACTGGCTCAGGGAAAACCCCGTATCGCCGCTAACGAATATTGTGCGAACTCCCAAGTGGCTTGCAGACCCCACCTTTCGGTTTATCCGACTGGATGACAAGCACTTGCAGAGGGCCATTCAAGTTTTTAACGACGAGATGTGCAGTTACACTACCCTCGACTTTATCGAACTGTACCAACACACACAGCCCCTGTTTGACGCTCCACACGGCGACTTGGATGCTCACTATATGAGTGTGCAAGACTCGTTTGATGCTGTCTTGGAACTGCTAAACTTTCAGTTTGACGACAACCAACTCGAACTGTCTGACTTTGTAAACAACCTCTATATGCTTGTCGAGAAGCTGGTGCCCAAGAAGAATTGTATGGAAGTGGTGTCTCCCCCGAGTGCTggcaagaactttttttttgacgctgtgctttctttttatataaacAGGGGTACCATACGCAACTTTAACCGCTTTTCAAACTTTCCGCTACAAGACACTGTAGGCCGCCGCATACTGGTGTGGAACGAGCCAAACTGTGAGTCTTCTGCATTTGACACGGTCAAGAAAATCTTTGGCGGCGACGTGGACTCTGTGGCAGTCAAGTACTCACCCGACCAGACCATCTCGAGAACGCCTGTCATTGTCCTCTCTAACAATGAAGTCTTTCCGGCCGACGATGCCTTTAACCACCGCATGTTTCGCTACAAGTGGAAGGCCTGCCCACTACTCAAGCGTCATGCGAAGAAGGTGCACCCCATGTCCCTGGTGCTGTTGTATGACAAGTTTGTACTCGATGCAGATTACATGATTGCCCGTCAAGAAATAAACCTTTCATCCTGA